The following are encoded in a window of Gavia stellata isolate bGavSte3 chromosome 17, bGavSte3.hap2, whole genome shotgun sequence genomic DNA:
- the CALCA gene encoding calcitonin has product MVMLKISSFLAVYALVVCQMDSFQAAPVRPGLESLTDRVTLSDYEARRLLNALVKEFIQMTAEELEQASEGNSLDRPISKRCASLSTCVLGKLSQELHKLQTYPRTDVGAGTPGKKRNVLSDLEHERYANYGEPLGNN; this is encoded by the exons ATGGTTATGCTGAAGATTTCATCTTTCCTTGCTGTTTATGCCTTGGTTGTGTGCCAGATGGATAGCTTCCAGGCAGCCCCAGTCAG ACCTGGCTTGGAGTCCTTAACGGATCGAGTGACGCTCAGTGATTACGAAGCTCGGAGGTTATTAAATGCCCTGGTGAAAGAGTTCATACAGATGACAGCAGAAGAGCTGGAACAGGCCTCTGAGGGGAACAG cctggaTAGACCTATTTCCAAACGCTGTGCCAGTCTGAGTACTTGTGTGCTGGGCAAACTGTCTCAAGAATTGCACAAATTGCAAACTTACCCTCGCACTGACGTCGGGGCTGGAACTCCTGGCAAGAAACGGAATGTGCTGAGTGACCTGGAACACGAACGCTATGCAAACTATGGGGAACCCCTAGGAAACAACTAG